From Companilactobacillus heilongjiangensis, one genomic window encodes:
- a CDS encoding SDR family oxidoreductase, whose protein sequence is MSLFATLEKQVVLVTGGFQGIGRQVVTTFQNEKAIVIAADLSYENTELKQVNDQEYQINLDVSSETSVQNLAKQLEELNLTPNILVNVAGISTMDYLIDSQTVDFDKTLAVNTRGTYLVSKYIVKLMVAAKKPGKVVLIASQAGKNGYRAMSAYVASKHAVLGLTKTLAIEVAKNQINVNAVCPGIIETSMKHRERKDGAKIRGLTAEAIEQEDNSQVPLGRTGTPQDVANVVLFLASPLSDYMTGQGINVTGGMTMN, encoded by the coding sequence ATGAGTCTATTTGCAACTTTGGAAAAACAAGTCGTACTCGTTACCGGTGGCTTTCAGGGTATCGGCCGTCAAGTAGTTACCACGTTTCAGAATGAGAAAGCCATCGTGATTGCGGCAGATTTGTCGTATGAAAATACGGAATTGAAGCAGGTTAATGATCAGGAATATCAGATTAATCTGGATGTCAGTTCGGAAACCAGTGTTCAAAATCTTGCTAAACAATTAGAAGAGTTAAATTTAACACCAAATATTTTGGTCAATGTTGCCGGTATCTCAACGATGGATTACTTGATTGACAGTCAGACGGTTGATTTTGATAAGACGTTAGCGGTCAATACTCGCGGGACATACCTCGTTAGTAAATATATTGTTAAGTTGATGGTAGCTGCTAAAAAGCCTGGTAAGGTGGTTTTGATAGCTTCTCAAGCTGGTAAAAATGGTTATCGAGCCATGTCAGCTTATGTTGCATCTAAACATGCAGTGCTTGGATTGACTAAGACTTTGGCAATTGAAGTGGCCAAAAATCAAATCAACGTTAATGCCGTTTGTCCCGGAATCATCGAGACTTCTATGAAACATCGTGAAAGAAAAGACGGTGCCAAGATTCGTGGTTTGACCGCTGAAGCGATTGAGCAAGAGGACAACAGTCAAGTACCATTAGGTCGAACAGGAACACCTCAAGATGTTGCCAATGTCGTGTTATTTCTAGCTAGTCCATTGTCAGATTATATGACCGGACAAGGAATCAATGTCACCGGTGGTATGACTATGAATTAA
- the plsX gene encoding phosphate acyltransferase PlsX has protein sequence MKIAVDAMGGDNAPQVVVEGIERARDEWKDLEFVLYGKESAIKKYLKNDERITIVHTDEEILGTDEPVKAIRSKKDASMVLAAKSVKDGENDALFSLGNTGALLAAGIFIVGRIKQVARPALMPTLPATNSPKGVNMLDVGANAEAKASYLQQWAVMGSIYAHDVKKIDKPRVALLNNGTEYDKGDSMHKEAYQLLKDTEGIHFIGNIESGDILAGKADVIVTDGFTGNAALKATEGTAKILLGQLKDALLNNGIFTKMGAAIVSPSLKGMKQMFDTSQAGGAVLLGLKSPVVKAHGAADNRAVYYTVKQIYDMLSNDTINKANKYFEKMSEK, from the coding sequence ATGAAAATAGCTGTTGATGCTATGGGTGGCGACAATGCACCGCAAGTAGTAGTTGAAGGAATTGAACGTGCTCGTGACGAGTGGAAAGATTTGGAATTTGTTTTATATGGTAAAGAATCAGCCATTAAGAAATATTTGAAGAATGATGAACGTATTACAATTGTCCATACTGATGAAGAAATCCTGGGAACCGATGAACCTGTTAAAGCTATTCGTTCGAAAAAGGATGCTTCAATGGTTTTGGCAGCTAAGTCAGTTAAAGATGGTGAAAACGATGCCTTGTTCTCACTAGGAAATACTGGAGCTTTGTTAGCAGCAGGTATCTTCATCGTTGGTCGTATCAAACAAGTTGCTCGTCCAGCCTTGATGCCAACTTTACCAGCAACTAATTCACCTAAGGGTGTAAATATGTTGGATGTCGGTGCAAACGCTGAAGCTAAGGCCTCATACTTACAACAGTGGGCTGTTATGGGTTCAATCTATGCTCACGACGTTAAGAAAATCGACAAGCCACGTGTTGCCTTGTTGAACAATGGTACTGAATATGACAAGGGTGACAGCATGCACAAAGAAGCTTATCAACTCTTGAAGGATACAGAAGGTATTCACTTTATCGGTAATATTGAATCAGGTGATATTTTGGCTGGTAAAGCTGACGTTATTGTAACTGATGGTTTTACTGGAAATGCTGCTTTGAAGGCAACTGAGGGTACTGCTAAGATTCTCTTGGGACAACTAAAAGATGCCTTGCTAAATAACGGTATCTTTACTAAAATGGGTGCAGCTATCGTTTCTCCATCGCTTAAAGGTATGAAGCAAATGTTCGATACATCTCAAGCCGGTGGTGCCGTTTTACTTGGACTAAAGTCACCAGTTGTTAAAGCCCACGGTGCTGCAGATAATCGGGCAGTCTATTATACTGTTAAACAAATTTATGATATGTTATCTAACGATACAATTAATAAAGCTAATAAGTATTTTGAAAAAATGAGTGAAAAATAA
- a CDS encoding Asp23/Gls24 family envelope stress response protein — protein MAVTIKTKHGEIDVSTNTVATIVGGAASDIYGIVGMASKNQFRDGMNTILNLEDFSRGIVIHQEDGKLVVDVYIIVGYGIKISEVAKNLKEKVKYNLETMLGTPAGTVNVYVQGIKVLDDIE, from the coding sequence ATGGCAGTTACAATTAAAACAAAGCATGGTGAAATTGATGTTTCTACAAATACTGTTGCCACAATTGTTGGTGGAGCCGCTTCTGATATCTACGGTATCGTAGGTATGGCAAGCAAAAACCAATTCCGTGATGGTATGAACACAATTTTAAACCTTGAAGATTTTTCTAGAGGAATAGTTATCCATCAAGAGGATGGTAAACTGGTCGTTGATGTCTACATAATCGTCGGATACGGAATCAAAATTTCTGAAGTAGCAAAAAATTTAAAAGAAAAAGTAAAATACAACCTAGAAACAATGCTTGGAACACCAGCTGGCACTGTTAACGTATATGTCCAAGGAATTAAAGTTCTGGACGATATCGAATAG
- a CDS encoding trans-sulfuration enzyme family protein gives MTEFNTKLVHGKPQNDNNTGAVNVPVYNSSTYIYPSVEAKVKYDYARSGNPTRNYLEEQVAGLENGYRGFAFSSGSAAIHAVLAIFKPGDHIIIGKEIYGGTFRLINEFLKRWQLEFTAVDTQNPAEIEAAIKPNTKAIYFESFTNPLLHVTSVKATAEVAKKHHILTIVDNTFLSPYLQRPLDLGADIVIHSATKYLSGHSDVIAGMAVAKNKELADRIYFNQNAIGSTLSPEDSNLVRRGIQTLSVRMDRHLENAKKIVEFLQSRKEIAKIYYPGIEGSKDHEIAAKEADGFGGIVSFELADGLDSTKFVEGTKLIQLAVSLGAVESLIELPYKMTHAELSPEEQLKAGITHQLVRLSVGIEDSKDLIADLAQSLDKLD, from the coding sequence ATGACTGAATTTAATACTAAATTGGTTCATGGGAAACCACAAAATGACAACAACACTGGGGCGGTCAACGTACCGGTTTACAATTCATCAACGTATATCTATCCATCAGTTGAGGCAAAGGTGAAGTATGATTACGCACGTTCTGGCAATCCAACTAGAAATTATTTAGAGGAACAAGTTGCTGGCTTGGAAAATGGCTATCGAGGGTTTGCCTTTTCTTCAGGATCTGCAGCAATTCATGCCGTTTTAGCAATTTTTAAGCCGGGCGACCATATCATTATTGGTAAAGAGATTTATGGTGGCACGTTTAGATTGATTAATGAATTTCTCAAGCGCTGGCAACTAGAGTTTACGGCCGTTGATACACAGAATCCTGCTGAAATTGAAGCTGCAATCAAGCCAAATACTAAAGCAATTTATTTTGAAAGTTTTACAAATCCACTTTTGCATGTCACAAGTGTTAAGGCAACTGCTGAAGTAGCCAAGAAACACCATATTTTGACGATTGTGGACAATACTTTCTTATCGCCATATCTTCAACGTCCATTGGATTTGGGCGCTGACATCGTGATTCATTCTGCTACCAAGTATCTCAGTGGACATTCCGATGTTATTGCCGGTATGGCTGTGGCGAAAAATAAAGAGTTGGCTGATCGAATTTACTTCAATCAGAATGCAATCGGCTCAACACTTTCACCAGAAGATTCTAATTTGGTTCGTCGTGGGATTCAGACATTGTCAGTTAGAATGGATCGCCATTTGGAAAATGCTAAAAAGATTGTTGAATTTTTGCAAAGTCGTAAGGAAATCGCCAAGATTTATTATCCCGGAATTGAAGGTAGCAAGGATCATGAAATTGCTGCTAAAGAAGCTGATGGCTTCGGTGGAATTGTTTCATTTGAATTGGCAGATGGATTAGATTCAACGAAGTTTGTTGAAGGAACAAAGCTGATTCAATTGGCTGTCAGTCTAGGTGCAGTTGAGAGTTTGATCGAATTGCCATATAAGATGACACACGCTGAACTTTCACCAGAAGAACAGTTGAAGGCTGGCATTACACATCAACTAGTTCGTTTGTCGGTTGGGATTGAAGATTCAAAAGATTTGATTGCTGATTTGGCACAGAGCTTGGATAAATTAGATTAA
- the acpP gene encoding acyl carrier protein: protein MSEQEVFDKIVALIADKFEVDASTITRETSFTKDLDADSIDLVEFVLELEDEFGAEIPDDDAEKITTVGAATSYISSHQK, encoded by the coding sequence ATGAGTGAACAAGAAGTTTTTGACAAAATCGTTGCATTGATTGCTGACAAGTTTGAAGTTGACGCATCAACAATTACTAGAGAAACATCATTTACAAAGGATCTTGACGCAGATTCAATCGACCTTGTTGAGTTTGTTCTTGAATTAGAAGACGAATTTGGTGCCGAGATTCCAGATGACGACGCTGAAAAAATTACAACCGTTGGCGCAGCCACAAGCTATATTTCATCACATCAAAAATAA
- the recG gene encoding ATP-dependent DNA helicase RecG gives MDLRKISLAELPGVGPKKLEALQSLGINNVYDLLFYFPFRYEDMQAKSLDDAADQEKILLKGVVASEPVVARFGYKKTRLNVRILVDSESIMVTFFNQPWLKDKFETGTDAAVYGKWNENRRSLMGMKVIDVHGNSVDSVYSVNKNIHQKTLINLIKAAYEKYHDQIDTIVPAYIRTKYKLLDDEQIVSGIHFPKTQEQGDEARRSAKFREFFLFQCGLQSIKRSDEQKNVGFVEKYDHDFIQKFIDSLPFKLTEAQDRVTKEILSDMESTHHMNRLLQGDVGSGKTIVSVIAMLASVTAGYQAAIMAPTEILAQQHFDKISKLLSPLHIKTALLTGSLTKKEHDFIAGDIENGKTNIVVGTHALIQDSVDFKELGFIVIDEQHRFGVNQRKALREKGQNPDVLAMTATPIPRTLAITTYGDMDVSRIDQLPAGRKKVETYWIRSQKIEQMYRFVTKELSGGAQVYVVTPLISESESMDLKNAELIYDKFTELFGQKYHIGLLHGQMPNDQKETVMKDFSDKKIDVLVSTTVIEVGVDVPNASVMVIYDANRFGLSQLHQLRGRVGRGEKQSYCILIADPKNESATERMKILTSTNDGFVLAEEDLKMRGAGDLLGNRQSGLPEFKVGNPINDINILEVAQEEASRLYEDEKLLNNPETKALKSFINDEYEQLNNFD, from the coding sequence ATGGATCTGAGGAAAATTTCACTAGCTGAATTGCCTGGCGTTGGTCCCAAGAAATTAGAGGCCTTGCAGTCACTAGGTATTAACAATGTGTATGATTTATTATTTTATTTTCCTTTTCGCTATGAGGATATGCAGGCAAAGTCACTTGACGATGCTGCTGACCAGGAGAAAATCTTGCTCAAAGGTGTCGTTGCTAGTGAGCCGGTTGTAGCACGTTTTGGTTATAAGAAGACCCGTTTAAATGTCCGGATTTTGGTCGATAGTGAGTCAATCATGGTGACATTCTTTAATCAGCCATGGTTAAAAGACAAATTTGAAACTGGAACTGATGCGGCTGTTTATGGCAAGTGGAATGAAAATCGTCGCTCATTGATGGGTATGAAAGTAATTGATGTCCACGGTAATTCAGTTGATTCCGTCTATTCGGTTAATAAAAATATTCACCAAAAAACCTTGATTAATTTAATCAAGGCTGCCTATGAAAAATATCATGATCAGATTGATACAATTGTCCCGGCATATATTCGTACGAAGTATAAATTGTTGGATGATGAACAAATCGTTTCTGGTATCCACTTTCCCAAGACTCAAGAACAAGGTGATGAAGCCCGGCGGAGTGCTAAATTTCGAGAGTTTTTCTTGTTCCAATGTGGTCTGCAAAGTATCAAACGCAGCGATGAGCAAAAAAATGTTGGTTTCGTGGAAAAATACGACCATGATTTTATTCAGAAGTTTATCGATAGTTTGCCTTTCAAATTAACTGAGGCACAGGATCGCGTGACAAAAGAAATTCTCAGTGATATGGAATCAACGCATCACATGAATCGTTTGTTGCAGGGTGATGTTGGTTCTGGTAAAACAATTGTTTCAGTTATTGCCATGTTGGCATCCGTGACAGCTGGTTATCAGGCGGCTATCATGGCACCGACCGAAATCTTAGCTCAGCAGCATTTTGATAAGATTAGTAAATTACTTTCGCCTTTACATATCAAGACAGCCTTATTAACTGGTTCTTTGACTAAGAAAGAACACGATTTTATTGCTGGTGATATTGAAAACGGGAAGACTAATATTGTGGTCGGAACGCATGCTTTGATTCAGGACAGTGTTGATTTCAAAGAATTAGGCTTTATTGTAATTGATGAGCAACACCGTTTTGGTGTCAATCAGCGAAAAGCTTTGCGTGAGAAGGGACAAAATCCTGACGTTCTGGCAATGACTGCCACACCAATTCCACGTACTTTAGCAATTACAACTTATGGCGACATGGATGTTTCACGAATTGATCAGTTACCAGCTGGTCGTAAAAAAGTTGAAACTTATTGGATCAGAAGTCAAAAAATCGAGCAAATGTATCGTTTCGTGACTAAAGAATTGAGTGGAGGAGCACAAGTTTACGTTGTTACACCGCTGATTTCCGAGTCAGAATCGATGGATTTGAAGAACGCTGAACTGATTTATGACAAGTTCACTGAATTATTTGGTCAGAAGTATCATATCGGACTTTTACATGGTCAGATGCCAAATGACCAAAAGGAAACGGTCATGAAGGACTTTTCTGATAAAAAAATTGATGTTTTGGTTTCAACAACCGTTATTGAAGTTGGTGTTGATGTACCAAATGCCTCAGTTATGGTAATATATGATGCTAATCGTTTTGGATTATCGCAGTTGCACCAGTTGCGTGGTCGTGTCGGACGTGGGGAAAAGCAGTCGTATTGTATTTTGATTGCTGACCCCAAAAATGAATCGGCCACTGAACGTATGAAAATTTTGACATCGACTAATGACGGATTTGTCTTAGCTGAAGAAGATCTGAAGATGCGTGGTGCTGGTGATTTGTTGGGTAACCGTCAATCTGGTTTGCCCGAGTTTAAAGTTGGTAATCCAATCAACGACATTAATATTTTGGAAGTGGCTCAAGAGGAAGCAAGTCGACTTTATGAGGATGAGAAATTACTCAATAATCCGGAAACTAAAGCCTTGAAGTCATTTATTAACGATGAATATGAACAATTAAATAATTTTGATTAG
- a CDS encoding DAK2 domain-containing protein, with the protein MSKELITKKEFSDMVRVASHRLEKNAKFVNSLNVFPVPDGDTGTNMSLTIQSGFKAVNESESDHVGTLGKALAKGLLMGARGNSGVITSQIFRGFSKSIEDKDALTAMDLAKAFDDGVKTAYKAVMKPVEGTILTVARYGAEAGMKQVESTNDLAEVMKAVVAGSKVGLKKTPSLLPVLKEVGVVDSGGQGLVFIYEGFLEGLTGQTTVDEEYIPDEADMNEMVNASHHQSAQGHFNSDDIKNGYCTEMMVKIGKNPTTDEVFDNEKLRSYLDGIGDSLICVSDDEVIKVHVHTNYPYKVWAAGKKYGALVKVKIDNMRLQHETIIDEDEAEPVAEPAAQEPIDYAVIAVSSGEGLTELFKSLGVTHVISGGQTMNPSTNDIVDAINKSNAKRALVLPNNGNIIMAAKQAVDLVDIPVAIVGSKTISQGMTAMLSFNPEAELEENEENMEDSLDTVKSGQVTQAIRDTEIDGLKITKGHYMGIVDGKILVDEEDVVATTEKMLDEMIDEDSEVITILVGKDGNDADAQKVADYLDDKYADLETEIHQGDQPVYPYLVSVE; encoded by the coding sequence TTGAGCAAAGAACTAATTACAAAAAAAGAATTTTCAGATATGGTGCGTGTCGCATCGCACAGACTTGAAAAGAATGCTAAGTTTGTAAATTCACTTAATGTCTTTCCGGTTCCCGATGGAGATACCGGAACAAATATGAGTTTAACAATTCAAAGCGGTTTTAAAGCTGTAAACGAATCAGAGAGTGACCATGTTGGTACACTTGGTAAAGCCCTTGCTAAAGGTCTTTTGATGGGAGCTCGTGGAAATTCAGGTGTTATCACTTCACAAATTTTCCGTGGTTTCTCAAAGAGTATTGAAGATAAAGACGCTTTGACAGCAATGGATTTAGCTAAAGCCTTCGACGATGGTGTTAAGACAGCCTATAAGGCCGTTATGAAACCAGTTGAAGGAACAATCCTTACTGTTGCTAGATACGGTGCTGAAGCCGGTATGAAGCAAGTAGAGAGTACTAATGATCTAGCAGAAGTTATGAAAGCTGTTGTTGCCGGTTCAAAAGTTGGACTTAAAAAGACACCGTCACTTTTGCCAGTTTTGAAAGAAGTTGGCGTTGTTGATTCCGGTGGTCAAGGATTAGTCTTTATTTACGAAGGTTTCTTAGAAGGCTTAACAGGCCAAACAACCGTTGATGAAGAATATATTCCAGACGAAGCTGATATGAATGAAATGGTCAATGCCAGTCATCACCAATCAGCCCAAGGTCATTTCAACAGTGACGATATCAAGAATGGCTATTGTACTGAAATGATGGTCAAAATCGGCAAGAATCCAACAACTGACGAAGTTTTCGATAATGAAAAGCTCCGTAGTTATTTGGATGGAATCGGTGATTCATTGATCTGTGTTTCTGACGATGAAGTTATCAAAGTTCACGTACATACTAACTACCCATACAAAGTTTGGGCTGCAGGTAAGAAGTACGGTGCTTTAGTTAAAGTCAAGATTGATAATATGCGTTTACAACACGAAACTATTATTGACGAAGATGAAGCCGAACCCGTAGCAGAGCCAGCCGCTCAAGAACCAATTGATTATGCCGTTATTGCAGTTTCATCTGGTGAAGGTTTGACAGAATTGTTCAAGAGTCTCGGCGTTACACACGTTATCAGTGGTGGACAAACAATGAATCCATCAACTAATGACATTGTCGATGCAATTAACAAATCAAATGCTAAACGTGCCTTGGTATTGCCAAATAATGGAAATATCATCATGGCCGCAAAACAAGCTGTTGATTTAGTTGATATTCCAGTCGCTATCGTTGGTTCTAAGACAATTTCTCAAGGGATGACAGCAATGCTTTCATTCAATCCAGAAGCTGAATTAGAAGAAAACGAAGAAAACATGGAAGACTCACTTGATACAGTTAAGAGTGGTCAAGTTACTCAAGCAATCCGTGATACTGAAATCGATGGCTTGAAGATTACCAAAGGACATTACATGGGAATCGTTGACGGTAAGATTTTGGTTGACGAAGAAGATGTAGTTGCTACAACTGAAAAAATGTTGGACGAAATGATTGATGAGGATAGTGAAGTTATCACAATTCTTGTTGGTAAAGACGGTAATGATGCCGATGCCCAAAAGGTTGCTGATTATCTAGACGATAAATACGCTGACCTTGAAACAGAAATTCATCAAGGTGATCAACCAGTTTATCCATATTTGGTTTCTGTAGAGTAA
- a CDS encoding DUF1565 domain-containing protein produces MKILIGNQNKNDEQLTQAIITARDGDIIELLPGTYFSSTDPFICTIRRNITFIGKTNNKNDVKLFCSFTIGEQNIVIFKNLTISYTANEDNTLSAYDGARIYGNNIAINRQTADDWDTIYGKDAYFSFKDSQILTGRKVKAIGLSLENSQLFSDNTAIQLLLEKHSKAYLKDSFVYHKLELRQTSSLDFHNLSIDSTGSPTKNDLAVKGYSRMNGQDLIFINESPAIRILKSKFKVDNFQPMPNEIHFKFDDVSKIEADGKLPFNEGPSDAKK; encoded by the coding sequence ATGAAAATATTAATTGGCAATCAAAATAAAAATGATGAACAGTTAACACAAGCTATCATTACTGCTCGAGATGGCGACATAATCGAATTATTGCCAGGAACTTATTTTTCAAGTACAGACCCTTTTATTTGTACTATTAGAAGAAACATTACCTTCATTGGTAAAACAAATAATAAAAATGATGTTAAATTATTTTGTAGTTTCACCATTGGCGAACAAAATATCGTTATTTTTAAAAACTTAACTATCAGTTACACTGCCAATGAAGACAACACTTTGTCTGCTTATGATGGTGCCAGAATTTATGGCAATAATATTGCAATCAACCGCCAAACAGCTGACGATTGGGATACCATTTATGGAAAAGACGCTTATTTCTCATTCAAAGATTCCCAAATTTTAACTGGTCGAAAAGTTAAGGCTATTGGCTTATCTTTGGAAAATAGTCAATTATTTTCGGACAATACTGCAATTCAATTGTTGCTGGAAAAACATTCGAAAGCTTATTTAAAAGATTCATTTGTCTATCATAAGTTGGAATTGCGCCAGACCTCTTCACTGGATTTCCATAATTTATCGATTGATTCTACTGGATCACCAACTAAAAATGATTTGGCAGTGAAGGGTTATTCACGAATGAATGGACAGGATTTGATTTTTATTAATGAATCCCCTGCCATTCGGATTTTGAAGAGTAAGTTTAAAGTAGATAATTTTCAACCGATGCCTAATGAGATTCATTTTAAGTTTGATGATGTTTCTAAGATTGAAGCTGATGGGAAGTTGCCTTTTAATGAGGGGCCTTCTGATGCTAAAAAATAA
- the rpmB gene encoding 50S ribosomal protein L28, with the protein MAKDIITGRKTVFGNKRSHALNQSKRSWKPNLQKVRIMIDGKPRRVWVSARALKSGKVTRV; encoded by the coding sequence ATGGCAAAAGATATTATTACAGGCCGTAAAACAGTATTCGGTAACAAGCGTTCTCATGCTCTTAACCAATCAAAACGTTCTTGGAAGCCAAACTTGCAAAAAGTTCGTATCATGATTGACGGTAAACCTAGACGTGTATGGGTTTCAGCTAGAGCTTTGAAATCAGGAAAAGTTACTCGTGTATAA
- a CDS encoding thiamine diphosphokinase: protein MKRVNILLGGPQSEYPDELSKSIKAIPGPWVGADRGSLHLMANGVIPEIAIGDFDSISKKEQKLLQDNVPVFEKFPPEKDDTDSELCLLAAREKFNAQEYYVYGATGGRIDHFLVNLFLPFDPRFSDFYDKLYYKSATNTIRFFRPGRYSVFKENGMKYIAFVNLGPVTHMNLIDAKYKLNDYSANHPVSWASNEFVGDTIDFSFQSGIVAVIHSCDKN from the coding sequence ATGAAACGAGTAAATATTCTTTTAGGTGGACCACAGAGCGAATATCCAGATGAGTTGAGTAAAAGTATCAAGGCAATTCCCGGACCATGGGTGGGAGCTGATCGCGGCAGTCTGCATTTGATGGCCAATGGAGTTATTCCTGAAATTGCTATCGGGGATTTTGATTCAATCAGTAAAAAAGAACAAAAATTGTTGCAAGATAATGTGCCAGTTTTTGAAAAATTTCCCCCAGAAAAGGACGATACTGACTCAGAGCTATGTTTATTAGCTGCTCGTGAAAAATTTAATGCTCAAGAATATTACGTTTATGGAGCCACTGGTGGCAGAATTGATCACTTTTTAGTCAATCTATTCTTGCCATTTGATCCTAGATTTAGTGATTTTTATGACAAATTGTATTACAAGTCTGCAACTAACACGATTCGTTTCTTTAGGCCAGGACGTTATTCTGTCTTCAAAGAAAATGGAATGAAGTATATTGCCTTTGTTAATTTAGGGCCGGTGACACATATGAATTTGATTGATGCTAAATATAAATTAAATGATTATAGTGCAAATCATCCGGTAAGTTGGGCCAGCAACGAGTTTGTTGGTGATACAATCGACTTCAGTTTTCAGAGTGGAATTGTGGCCGTGATTCATAGTTGTGATAAAAATTAA
- a CDS encoding S-ribosylhomocysteine lyase: MAKVESFTLDHTKVKAPYVRLITEEHGTKGDTISNYDLRLVQPNENAIPTAGLHTIEHLLAGLLRDRLDGVIDCSPFGCRTGFHLIVWGEHSTTEVAEALKGSLDDIANKVEWKDVQGTDKYSCGNYRDHSLFSAKEWSKKILEEGISNDPYERHVI, translated from the coding sequence ATGGCTAAAGTTGAAAGTTTTACATTGGATCACACAAAGGTAAAGGCACCATATGTACGTTTGATTACTGAGGAACACGGAACAAAGGGTGACACAATTTCAAATTATGATTTACGTTTGGTTCAACCAAATGAAAATGCTATTCCTACTGCTGGATTGCATACTATTGAACATTTGTTAGCTGGACTTTTAAGAGACCGTCTTGATGGCGTTATCGACTGTTCACCATTTGGCTGTCGTACTGGATTCCACTTGATTGTTTGGGGTGAACACTCAACTACTGAAGTGGCCGAAGCTTTGAAGGGTTCATTGGATGATATTGCCAACAAGGTTGAATGGAAAGATGTTCAAGGAACAGACAAGTACAGCTGTGGTAACTATCGTGATCACTCATTATTCTCAGCTAAGGAATGGTCAAAGAAGATTCTTGAAGAAGGAATTTCTAACGATCCTTACGAACGTCACGTAATCTAA
- a CDS encoding MetQ/NlpA family ABC transporter substrate-binding protein produces the protein MRKGKNLLVSAILFLSVILLVGCGKSTKAADSDTITIGSQGSDLNIWEHIAKSSQAKKLGLNIKTKEITDGAQLNTATSQGQVDVNAFQSWSYYDAYNKQNPKGKLAALGTTYLEPLGIYSKKYKKVNDIPNGTTIAIANNPANTSRGLLLLQAAGLITLKKGFNALSNTKDIASNPKDLQFKEIDDTTGPRVLNDVPVVLISNTVALESGLHVLTDSIYHEKIDQSTKDNVNILATAAKNKNNANYKKLVKLYHNKEIQAYISKKYYGTKIEVNKPLTYLENK, from the coding sequence ATGAGAAAAGGGAAAAACTTATTAGTTTCAGCAATTTTATTTTTGTCAGTCATCCTGTTAGTGGGATGTGGCAAGAGCACGAAAGCAGCCGATAGCGATACCATAACGATCGGCTCACAAGGGTCAGACTTGAACATCTGGGAACATATTGCCAAGAGTTCTCAAGCCAAGAAGTTAGGACTGAATATTAAGACAAAGGAAATCACCGACGGGGCGCAATTAAATACTGCCACTAGCCAAGGCCAAGTCGATGTCAATGCCTTTCAGTCATGGTCATATTACGATGCCTACAACAAGCAAAATCCAAAAGGAAAGCTAGCCGCTCTAGGCACAACTTACTTGGAACCTTTGGGAATCTATTCAAAGAAGTATAAGAAAGTTAATGATATTCCAAATGGAACAACCATTGCTATTGCCAACAACCCAGCTAACACATCACGTGGCTTATTGTTACTACAAGCAGCTGGTTTAATTACTTTGAAGAAAGGCTTCAACGCTTTGAGCAATACGAAAGATATTGCTTCAAATCCCAAGGACCTTCAATTCAAAGAAATTGACGATACTACCGGTCCCCGTGTTTTGAATGATGTGCCAGTCGTTCTCATTTCCAACACCGTCGCTTTGGAAAGTGGTCTACATGTTTTGACCGATTCAATCTACCACGAAAAAATCGATCAAAGTACTAAAGATAACGTCAATATTCTCGCTACCGCAGCTAAGAATAAGAACAATGCTAATTACAAAAAATTAGTAAAGTTATATCACAATAAAGAAATTCAAGCTTATATAAGCAAAAAGTATTACGGAACAAAAATTGAAGTAAATAAACCATTAACATATTTGGAAAATAAATAA